From a single Tursiops truncatus isolate mTurTru1 chromosome 20, mTurTru1.mat.Y, whole genome shotgun sequence genomic region:
- the EFNB3 gene encoding ephrin-B3 isoform X2, whose amino-acid sequence MSFPLSVFYPPTPRCSWSIRSSVRMFQAEGGYVLYPQIGDRLDLLCPRARPPGPHSSPNYEFYKLYLVGGAQGRRCEAPPAPNLLLTCDRPDLDLRFTIKFQEYSPNLWGHEFRSHHDYYIIATSDGTREGLESLQGGVCLTRGMKVLLRVGQSPRGGAAPRKPVSEMPMEKDRGVAHSLEPGKENTAGDPTSNATSRGAEGPLPPPSMPAVAGAAGGLALLLLGVAGAGGAMCWRRRRAKPSESRHPGPGSFGRGGSLGLGGGGGMGPREAEPGELGIALRGSGAADPPFCPHYEKVSGDYGHPVYIVQDGPPQSPPNIYYKV is encoded by the exons ATGTCTTTTCCCCTCTCAGTCTTCTACCCACCAACTCCCAGATGCAGTTGGAGTATCAGGAGCAGTGTGAGGAT gttccaggcagagggtggTTACGTGCTCTACCCTCAGATCGGGGACCGGCTAGACCTGCTCTGCCCCCGGGCCCGGCCTCCTGGCCCCCACTCCTCTCCTAATTACGAGTTCTACAAGCTGTATCTGGTAGGGGGTGCCCAGGGCCGGCGCTGTGAGGCACCCCCTGCCCCAAACCTCCTTCTCACTTGTGACCGGCCAGATCTGGATCTCCGCTTCACCATCAAGTTCCAGGAGTATAGCCCTAACCTCTGGGGCCACGAGTTCCGCTCACACCACGATTACTACATAATTG CCACATCGGATGGAACCCGGGAAGGCCTGGAGAGCTTGCAGGGAGGTGTGTGCCTCACTAGAGGCATGAAGGTGCTTCTTCGAGTGGGACAAA GTCCCCGAGGAGGGGCTGCCCCCCGAAAGCCTGTGTCTGAAATGCCCATGGAAAAAGACCGAGGGGTGGCCCACAGCCTGGAGCCTGGGAAGGAGAACACAGCAG GTGACCCCACCAGCAATGCAACCTCCCGGGGTGCTGAaggccccctgccccctcccagcatGCCCGCAGTGGCCGGGGCAGCAGGGGGGCTGGCGCTGCTCTTGCTGGgcgtggcaggggctgggggtgccaTGTGTTGGCGGAGACGGCGGGCCAAGCCTTCGGAGAGTCGCCACCCTGGTCCTGGCTCCTTCGGGAGGGGAGGGTCTCTGGGCCTGGGGGGTGGAGGCGGGATGGGACCTAGGGAGGCTGAGCCTGGGGAGCTAGGGATAGCTCTGCGGGGCAGTGGGGCTGCAGACCCCCCCTTCTGTCCCCACTATGAAAAGGTGAGTGGTGACTATGGGCATCCTGTGTACATCGTGCAGGATGGGCCCCCCCAGAGCCCTCCAAACATCTACTACAAGGTATGA